A single Syngnathoides biaculeatus isolate LvHL_M chromosome 18, ASM1980259v1, whole genome shotgun sequence DNA region contains:
- the mepcea gene encoding 7SK snRNA methylphosphate capping enzyme isoform X1, protein MSVDEDTVKNISPQASSASSPQLLECSGSCSETSFLVEGAAEITSDLPGSCPVPGTATSPKHTNTVDTLSHSHSNRPRSKGYEVGSINRRNSFQHAKQHQQMRVAKRRNTSNFSFKHPTSGKRRRRANSDSDSVLPTNFLLGGNIFDPLNLNSLQDEEVNRALNAETPKSSPLPAKSRDPVEILIPRDITDPLNLNSCIADSSFLVSPFKSSGRRRHRNRHHGGSISTQLNVSESGKNEVKTEGSVSFPSTAARSNLEVSKASDRVSGGEGDSRDHSADDSSVFKEEAMSMSVEDSTSSSIGGAIQHISRRKRRRNSGKMDPPVSQSTPVAKTVSGEQNHHPGGSKNSFHTPRNGSKYAPGGRQHQQPHNQARDQQKKKFQYGNYNKYYGYRNPSASEDPRIHVFRPEWFEGKRVLDLGCNSGHLTLYIAKMLQPACILGLDIDNGLVHAARKNIRHYLSEVQTKEARRAIREEGWHTKGRENGNTLKGESSHTEAANDKDSCGTDQIKTEMQDGKTEEMKPEGCNQAGSCSFPLSLQISRGPIAAPPLTESSSTKPGEFPANVSFIRANYVLQNDMLLMTQRPEYDVILCLSVTKWVHLNWGDSGLKRLFKRVYRHLHPGGLFILEPQPWQSYVKRKKLTDNINRNFHNIRLKPDQFSSYLTNEVGFTSCEFLGTPKNLTRGFQRPIYLFRK, encoded by the exons GGCTAGCTCAGCCTCATCTCCGCAGCTTTTAGAATGTTCTGGAAGTTGCAGCGAAACGTCATTTTTAGTGGAAGGTGCAGCTGAGATCACCTCAGACTTGCCTGGTTCTTGTCCAGTTCCTGGCACTGCCACCTCACCAAAACACACCAACACAGTGGACACTCTGAGTCACTCACACAGCAATAGGCCTAGATCTAAAGGATACGAAGTCGGCAGCATCAATCGCAGGAACAGCTTCCAACATGCGAAACAGCATCAACAAATGCGAGTGGCAAAACGCCGTAACACTTCAAACTTCAGTTTCAAGCACCCAACCTCTGGTAAAAGGAGACGACGGGCAAATTCAGACAGTGACTCCGTCCTGCCCACTAACTTCCTTCTAGGTGGGAACATTTTTGACCCACTAAATCTCAACAGCTTGCAGGATGAAGAGGTCAACAGGGCGCTCAACGCAGAGACCCCAAAATCATCCCCATTGCCAGCAAAGAGTCGAGATCCTGTGGAGATCCTTATCCCCAGGGACATCACAGATCCTCTCAATCTCAATAGCTGCATAGCAGATAGCAGCTTTTTGGTGTCCCCCTTCAAAAGCAGCGGAAGGAGGAGGCATCGCAACAGACATCATGGTGGCAGCATTTCAACCCAATTAAACGTTTCAGAATCTGGGAAAAATGAGGTTAAAACTGAAGGCTCTGTGTCATTTCCTAGTACAGCTGCACGTTCTAATCTAGAAGTTTCGAAAGCATCAGACAGAGTCTCCGGTGGTGAGGGGGATTCACGGGATCACTCTGCAGATGACTCTTCTGTTTTCAAGGAGGAGGCGATGTCCATGTCTGTGGAGGATTCTACATCTTCCTCTATTGGAGGTGCTATCCAACACATAAGCAGGCGCAAGCGCAGGCGCAACTCTGGCAAGATGGACCCCCCTGTGAGTCAGTCCACCCCTGTAGCCAAAACTGTATCTGGTGAGCAAAATCATCATCCTGGGGGATCCAAAAATTCCTTTCACACGCCCAGGAATGGATCCAAATATGCTCCAGGAGGTCGCCAGCACCAGCAGCCCCACAACCAGGCAAGGGACCAACAGAAGAAAAAGTTCCAGTATGGGAACTACAATAAATATTATGGTTACCGGAACCCAAGCGCAAGTGAAGACCCGCGTATACATGTCTTTCGTCCAGAGTGGTTTGAAGGTAAACGTGTCCTCGATTTAGGCTGCAACTCGGGCCACCTTACGCTCTATATTGCCAAAATGCTTCAGCCCGCCTGCATATTGGGTTTGGACATTGACAATGGGCTGGTGCACGCCGCTCGCAAGAACATAAGGCATTACCTCTCTGAGGTGCAGACGAAAGAAGCCAGGCGGGCAATACGGGAGGAGGGGTGGCACACCAAGGGCAGGGAAAATGGCAATACACTGAAAGGGGAGAGTAGCCACACAGAGGCTGCGAATGACAAGGACTCTTGTGGGACAGATCAAATCAAGACTGAGATGCAAGATGGCAAAACGGAAGAAATGAAGCCAGAAGGCTGCAATCAGGCTGGGAGCTGCTCTTTCCCTCTGTCCCTGCAGATCTCCCGGGGGCCCATTGCTGCACCGCCTCTTACGGAATCATCCTCTACAAAACCAGGGGAGTTCCCCGCCAATGTGTCTTTCATCCGG GCCAATTATGTCCTGCAGAATGATATGTTGCTTATGACTCAGCGGCCTGAGTACGACGTGATCCTGTGTTTGAGCGTCACCAAATGGGTTCACCTGAACTGGGGGGACAGCGGCCTCAAGCGGCTCTTCAAGAGAGTCTACAGACATCTTCATCCTGGAGGGCTCTTTATCCTGGAGCCACAGCCGTGGCAATCCTACGTCAAGAGGAAGAAGCTGACT GATAACATCAACAGAAATTTTCACAACATTCGCCTCAAGCCAGATCAGTTTTCATCCTATCTCACTAATGAAGTGGGCTTTACAAGTTGCGAGTTCCTCGGAACCCCCAAGAATTTAACAAGAG GTTTCCAGAGGCCTATCTACTTGTTTCGCAAATGA
- the mepcea gene encoding 7SK snRNA methylphosphate capping enzyme isoform X2, whose protein sequence is MSVDEDTVKNISPQASSASSPQLLECSGSCSETSFLVEGAAEITSDLPGSCPVPGTATSPKHTNTVDTLSHSHSNRPRSKGYEVGSINRRNSFQHAKQHQQMRVAKRRNTSNFSFKHPTSGKRRRRANSDSDSVLPTNFLLGGNIFDPLNLNSLQDEEVNRALNAETPKSSPLPAKSRDPVEILIPRDITDPLNLNSCIADSSFLVSPFKSSGRRRHRNRHHGGSISTQLNVSESGKNEVKTEGSVSFPSTAARSNLEVSKASDRVSGGEGDSRDHSADDSSVFKEEAMSMSVEDSTSSSIGGAIQHISRRKRRRNSGKMDPPVSQSTPVAKTVSGEQNHHPGGSKNSFHTPRNGSKYAPGGRQHQQPHNQARDQQKKKFQYGNYNKYYGYRNPSASEDPRIHVFRPEWFEGKRVLDLGCNSGHLTLYIAKMLQPACILGLDIDNGLVHAARKNIRHYLSEVQTKEARRAIREEGWHTKGRENGNTLKGESSHTEAANDKDSCGTDQIKTEMQDGKTEEMKPEGCNQAGSCSFPLSLQISRGPIAAPPLTESSSTKPGEFPANVSFIRRPEYDVILCLSVTKWVHLNWGDSGLKRLFKRVYRHLHPGGLFILEPQPWQSYVKRKKLTDNINRNFHNIRLKPDQFSSYLTNEVGFTSCEFLGTPKNLTRGFQRPIYLFRK, encoded by the exons GGCTAGCTCAGCCTCATCTCCGCAGCTTTTAGAATGTTCTGGAAGTTGCAGCGAAACGTCATTTTTAGTGGAAGGTGCAGCTGAGATCACCTCAGACTTGCCTGGTTCTTGTCCAGTTCCTGGCACTGCCACCTCACCAAAACACACCAACACAGTGGACACTCTGAGTCACTCACACAGCAATAGGCCTAGATCTAAAGGATACGAAGTCGGCAGCATCAATCGCAGGAACAGCTTCCAACATGCGAAACAGCATCAACAAATGCGAGTGGCAAAACGCCGTAACACTTCAAACTTCAGTTTCAAGCACCCAACCTCTGGTAAAAGGAGACGACGGGCAAATTCAGACAGTGACTCCGTCCTGCCCACTAACTTCCTTCTAGGTGGGAACATTTTTGACCCACTAAATCTCAACAGCTTGCAGGATGAAGAGGTCAACAGGGCGCTCAACGCAGAGACCCCAAAATCATCCCCATTGCCAGCAAAGAGTCGAGATCCTGTGGAGATCCTTATCCCCAGGGACATCACAGATCCTCTCAATCTCAATAGCTGCATAGCAGATAGCAGCTTTTTGGTGTCCCCCTTCAAAAGCAGCGGAAGGAGGAGGCATCGCAACAGACATCATGGTGGCAGCATTTCAACCCAATTAAACGTTTCAGAATCTGGGAAAAATGAGGTTAAAACTGAAGGCTCTGTGTCATTTCCTAGTACAGCTGCACGTTCTAATCTAGAAGTTTCGAAAGCATCAGACAGAGTCTCCGGTGGTGAGGGGGATTCACGGGATCACTCTGCAGATGACTCTTCTGTTTTCAAGGAGGAGGCGATGTCCATGTCTGTGGAGGATTCTACATCTTCCTCTATTGGAGGTGCTATCCAACACATAAGCAGGCGCAAGCGCAGGCGCAACTCTGGCAAGATGGACCCCCCTGTGAGTCAGTCCACCCCTGTAGCCAAAACTGTATCTGGTGAGCAAAATCATCATCCTGGGGGATCCAAAAATTCCTTTCACACGCCCAGGAATGGATCCAAATATGCTCCAGGAGGTCGCCAGCACCAGCAGCCCCACAACCAGGCAAGGGACCAACAGAAGAAAAAGTTCCAGTATGGGAACTACAATAAATATTATGGTTACCGGAACCCAAGCGCAAGTGAAGACCCGCGTATACATGTCTTTCGTCCAGAGTGGTTTGAAGGTAAACGTGTCCTCGATTTAGGCTGCAACTCGGGCCACCTTACGCTCTATATTGCCAAAATGCTTCAGCCCGCCTGCATATTGGGTTTGGACATTGACAATGGGCTGGTGCACGCCGCTCGCAAGAACATAAGGCATTACCTCTCTGAGGTGCAGACGAAAGAAGCCAGGCGGGCAATACGGGAGGAGGGGTGGCACACCAAGGGCAGGGAAAATGGCAATACACTGAAAGGGGAGAGTAGCCACACAGAGGCTGCGAATGACAAGGACTCTTGTGGGACAGATCAAATCAAGACTGAGATGCAAGATGGCAAAACGGAAGAAATGAAGCCAGAAGGCTGCAATCAGGCTGGGAGCTGCTCTTTCCCTCTGTCCCTGCAGATCTCCCGGGGGCCCATTGCTGCACCGCCTCTTACGGAATCATCCTCTACAAAACCAGGGGAGTTCCCCGCCAATGTGTCTTTCATCCGG CGGCCTGAGTACGACGTGATCCTGTGTTTGAGCGTCACCAAATGGGTTCACCTGAACTGGGGGGACAGCGGCCTCAAGCGGCTCTTCAAGAGAGTCTACAGACATCTTCATCCTGGAGGGCTCTTTATCCTGGAGCCACAGCCGTGGCAATCCTACGTCAAGAGGAAGAAGCTGACT GATAACATCAACAGAAATTTTCACAACATTCGCCTCAAGCCAGATCAGTTTTCATCCTATCTCACTAATGAAGTGGGCTTTACAAGTTGCGAGTTCCTCGGAACCCCCAAGAATTTAACAAGAG GTTTCCAGAGGCCTATCTACTTGTTTCGCAAATGA